From Tachypleus tridentatus isolate NWPU-2018 chromosome 8, ASM421037v1, whole genome shotgun sequence, a single genomic window includes:
- the LOC143223836 gene encoding uncharacterized protein LOC143223836, translating to MVSLQQGYSVHITCGKENYSLCVAGPAKAVSNVCSLMQSACDNAIKADIHHLERFSVSKNKELDTQLISAVRNLFRISIDIKRYKYFPDRLKEILLSWVTQAFKVSNNSQTCQDLLSSSANSSSSFNKRMTVLLLLKTLKNMVTVKISL from the coding sequence ATGGTTTCACTCCAGCAAGGTTACTCAGTTCATATTACCTGTGGTAAAGAAAATTATTCCCTGTGTGTTGCAGGTCCAGCAAAAGCTGTTTCTAATGTGTGTTCACTTATGCAAAGTGCCTGTGATAATGCCATTAAAGCAGATATACACCATTTGGAAAGATTTAGTGTTAGTAAGAATAAAGAACTGGATACACAGCTGATTTCTGCAGTGAGAAACTTGTTCAGAATATCTATTGATATTAAAAGGTACAAATATTTTCCAGACAGATTAAAAGAGATTCTTCTGTCATGGGTTACTCAAGCATTTAAGGTCAGCAACAACTCTCAGACATGTCAAGATCTGCTTTCTTCATCTGCTAATTCATCAAGTAGTTTCAATAAAAGGATGACAGTGTTGTTATTATTGAAGACACTGAAAAATATGGTCACAGTAAAAATATCTCTGTAG